One Novosphingobium sp. 9U genomic window, GGTAGTCGAACACCTTGTCCCAAGTGCGTGCCAGCGGCTCGAAGTCCTGCTCGCACAAGGTGTGCATGTGGATGCCGTCGACCAGCTCCATATGCTCTTCCGTCAGCTGATCGATCGGAAAGCCCAGGCGTGAGTGCGGAGCGCAGGGATCATAGCGCGGCACCTCACCTTCGGCATGCAAGGGATTGATCCGCAAGCCGATATCGAAATCCTCTCCAGCTGCGCGGGCATGCTCGATGATCGGCCAAAGGCGCTCGATCTGGCCGGGTGAGTTGAAGATCACGTGGTCGGACAAGCGCAGGATCTCGGGCAGATCCTCGGGCTTGTAGGCCGCGCAGTAGGTCGTGATCTCGCCATCGTAGAACTCGGAGGCGAGGCGGGCTTCCCAAAGCCCTGAGGTGCACACGCCGTCGAGGTACTCGCCGACGATCGGCGCTGTCGACCACATCGAGAACGCCTTCAACGCCGCGAGCACCTTCGCGCCCGAACGCTCGCCTACATCCTGCAGCACGCGCAAGTTGGCACGCAGACGCGCCGCGTCGACGACGAAAGCGGGGCTGTCGACACGGCTGAGATCGAACTGGGCAAAGGCGCCTGGGTCGCCGGCTTTGGTTTCCATCTAGCTCAACCTTTCAGGACGATCATTAGACCTTGTCCGTTCGTGTCAGAGCCACGAAGGACCAGTTCACGTGCGGCTCAATCGACGCAGATCGCGTTCGAGGCTTTGCCGCCGACGATCTCCGAGTAGCATCCGAACATCCTGTCGTCGGCTTGGCACTGACCTGCCGTTGCGTCGCTCGCGTTGCCTTGGGCGATGCACTTGCCTTGGCACTGAGCCTTGTCGGTGCAGGCCTTGCCGGCATCGGCGAAGGGGTGGACGCACTGCTCGGCCTGGAGCCGTCCGCGCCGCTCCACCTGCCCGCCAACAGCGGCGCATGCCGCACGGTCAGCCACGCTCATATCACGCGGGAACGACTGCCCTCCGGCCTCTGGCGGCGCTTCGGTCGGGGTGCAACCGGCAAGGACGAGGCCGCCGAGCGCGGCGATGAGGAGCCGCCGCATCAGAATGCCAGCGGTCCGTCGAGTTCCTCGACAGTCCAGGGAAGGCCCTGCGTGTTTAGCATGTCCATGAACGGATCGGGATCGAGTTGCTCCATGTTGAACACGCCCTCGCCGCTCCATTTGCCCGTGAGCAGCATCGCCGCCCCGATCATCGCCGGCACGCCGGTGGTGTAGCTGACGGCCTGGTTACCGGTCTCGGCATAGGCCTCTTCGTGGTCGCAAATATTCTTTATATAGAATGTCTTCTCGCCCGAACCGTCCAGCGCTTCTCCGGTTGCGATGTCACCGATGTTGGTCTTGCCCTTGGTCGTTGGGCCGAGCGAAGCGGGTTCAGGCAGAACGGCTTTCAGGAACTGCAGCGGGATGATCTCGACGCCGTTGTAGGTGACCGGATCGATGCGAGTCATCCCGACATTCTGCAGTACGGTGAGGTGCTGGATGTAAGCGTCGCCGAATGTCATCCAGAAGCGCGCCCGCTCCATCTCGGGCAGGAACTTGGCGAGGCTTTCCAGCTCCTCGTGGTACATCATGTACATGTTCTTGGGCCCGACGCCCTCGAAGTCGAACTGCTGCTTCACGCCCATTGCCGGGGTCTCGACGAACTGGCCATTCTCCCAGTGACGCGCAGGCGCGGTCACTTCGCGGATGTTGATCTCCGGGTTGAAGTTGGTGGCGAAGGCCTGGCCGTGATCGCCGCCGTTGCAGTCGAGGATGTCGAGCAGGCGAATGGTCTTGAGCTTGTGCTTTTTCAACCACATAGCGAAGACACTTGTGACACCGGGATCGAAGCCCGAACCGAGCAGCGCCATCAGGCCGGCCGCCTTGAACTTGTCCTGATAGGCCCACTGCCAGTGGTATTCGAACTTGGCCTGGTCGCGCGGCTCGTAATTGGCGGTGTCAAGGTAGTTGGCGCCGGCTGCCAGGCACGCGTCCATGATCGCCAGGTCCTGGTAGGGCAGCGCCAGGTTGACGACCAGCTTGGGGCCGATGCTCTCGATCAGCTTGGTGGTGGCGGCGACATCGTCGGCGTCGATCGCATAAGTCTGGATGGTGACGCCAGTGCGCTCCTTCACCGACTGGGCGATCGCCTCGCACTTGGAAACGGTGCGGCTTGCGAGGTGGATGTCGGAGAAGATGTCCGCGTTCATCGCCATCTTGTGGACCGCAACCGATCCGACGCCGCCTGCGCCGATCACCAGAACCTTGCTCACTTGGCACTTCTCCTCATCCGGGGGGAACCCGCGAAGGTGGTGCATATAGGTCCGGCATATGACAACACAACAACGCCGCTACGGGGCTTGCTCCCGGTAGGGCGCAAGGCCTACCGCAACAGCCATGACCATCTCCCGTATGCCCACTCATGCCGGCGTGCAGCGCGCGGCTGAAAAGATCGCGGCTATCCTGCCGCCCACCCCATTGCTGCCGCTGGAGATCGATGGGCAGACGATCTGGTGCAAGGCCGAGTGCCTGCAGCCCGTTGGCGCATTCAAGATCCGCGGGGCATGGCACCGGCTGACCGATCTCGATGCAGCCGAACGCGCGCGCGGCGTCGTCGGTGTGTCGAGCGGCAACCATGCGCAAGGCGTCGCGTGGTCGGCAGCGCGGCTGGGGATTGCGGCCACCATTGTCATGCCGGTGGATGCGCCGGCGGTGAAGCTGGCGGCGACGCGCGCGCTCGGTGCGGAGGTCGTGCTCTACGATCGGCCCGCTGGCGAGAACCGCGACGAGGTGGCGGCGCGGCTGGTCGCCGAACGTGGCGCGACGTTGGTCCATGCCTTCGCCGATCCGTGGGTGATCGAAGGCCAGGGCAGCGCCGGGATCGAGATCGCGGCGCAAATGGCCGAGCTAGCGGGTGATGAGCCGCGACTGATCGTCGCGCCGTGCGGCGGTGGCGGCCTCGCAGGCGGGCTCGCGCTCGCGTGTCCGGACGCGCTAGTGGTGCCAGTCGAACCCGAGGGCTGGGATACGGTGGGGCAGAGCCTTGCCGCAGGGAGCCTGGTGCCGGTCGGCCCCGGCGCCCCGCCGACGAACTGCGATGCGCTACAGCCGCCGGTTACACACCAGATCAACCTCGATGTGCTGCAGGGCCGCGTGACGCAGGCGGCAACCGTGACGCCGAGCGAAGTGCGCGCGGCGCAGCGGCTCGCCTTTGCCAAGCTGCGG contains:
- a CDS encoding saccharopine dehydrogenase family protein, which codes for MSKVLVIGAGGVGSVAVHKMAMNADIFSDIHLASRTVSKCEAIAQSVKERTGVTIQTYAIDADDVAATTKLIESIGPKLVVNLALPYQDLAIMDACLAAGANYLDTANYEPRDQAKFEYHWQWAYQDKFKAAGLMALLGSGFDPGVTSVFAMWLKKHKLKTIRLLDILDCNGGDHGQAFATNFNPEINIREVTAPARHWENGQFVETPAMGVKQQFDFEGVGPKNMYMMYHEELESLAKFLPEMERARFWMTFGDAYIQHLTVLQNVGMTRIDPVTYNGVEIIPLQFLKAVLPEPASLGPTTKGKTNIGDIATGEALDGSGEKTFYIKNICDHEEAYAETGNQAVSYTTGVPAMIGAAMLLTGKWSGEGVFNMEQLDPDPFMDMLNTQGLPWTVEELDGPLAF
- a CDS encoding carboxynorspermidine decarboxylase; this encodes METKAGDPGAFAQFDLSRVDSPAFVVDAARLRANLRVLQDVGERSGAKVLAALKAFSMWSTAPIVGEYLDGVCTSGLWEARLASEFYDGEITTYCAAYKPEDLPEILRLSDHVIFNSPGQIERLWPIIEHARAAGEDFDIGLRINPLHAEGEVPRYDPCAPHSRLGFPIDQLTEEHMELVDGIHMHTLCEQDFEPLARTWDKVFDYLEPYFGQFKWINLGGGHHITRADYQREELIEFLSDIAEDTGADVYIEPGEAIALDAGILVGTVLDTGWNGMPVAITDISATCHMPDVIEAPYRPAMLGEGAGPGDELGGPGGGRIRLGGPSCLAGDVIGDYVLPVTAEPGARFAFLDQAHYSMVKTTTFNGVPLPSIWLWDSGTDALECIKRFDYEDFRDRLS
- a CDS encoding threonine/serine dehydratase, with amino-acid sequence MTISRMPTHAGVQRAAEKIAAILPPTPLLPLEIDGQTIWCKAECLQPVGAFKIRGAWHRLTDLDAAERARGVVGVSSGNHAQGVAWSAARLGIAATIVMPVDAPAVKLAATRALGAEVVLYDRPAGENRDEVAARLVAERGATLVHAFADPWVIEGQGSAGIEIAAQMAELAGDEPRLIVAPCGGGGLAGGLALACPDALVVPVEPEGWDTVGQSLAAGSLVPVGPGAPPTNCDALQPPVTHQINLDVLQGRVTQAATVTPSEVRAAQRLAFAKLRLVVEPGGAAALAAVLAGRIAVQPRTAVILSGGNTDPAAYAQVLLGDD